Proteins co-encoded in one Actinomycetota bacterium genomic window:
- a CDS encoding 4-hydroxy-3-methylbut-2-enyl diphosphate reductase has product MTLETVLLAAPRGWCAGVDRAVEIVERALEMHGPPVYVRKQIVHNRHVVEDLERRGAVFVEEVDEVPPGSVTVLSAHGSAPVVYEMARERGLELIDATCPLVTKVHVEAIRFRRRDRTILLIGHAGHEEVEGTMGEAPERTLLVQDVSDAETVEVPNPDNVSYLTQTTLSVDETKDIIDTLHRRFPNIKGPTKADICYATTNRQAAVKVLAHRAPLVLVIGAPNSSNSLRMVEVARQEGAASYLIEDETQIDEAWLDGVSVMGLSSSASAPEWLVERVLAHLKAFGPARVEEVTVTSEDVRFPLPREVVAG; this is encoded by the coding sequence ATGACGTTGGAGACGGTCCTGTTGGCGGCCCCCCGCGGATGGTGCGCGGGCGTGGACCGCGCGGTCGAGATCGTGGAGCGGGCGCTCGAGATGCACGGGCCCCCCGTCTACGTGCGCAAGCAGATCGTCCACAACCGCCACGTGGTCGAGGACCTGGAGCGCCGCGGAGCCGTCTTCGTGGAGGAGGTGGACGAGGTCCCGCCGGGGTCGGTGACCGTCCTCTCCGCCCATGGGTCGGCTCCCGTCGTCTACGAGATGGCCCGGGAGCGCGGCCTGGAGCTGATCGACGCCACGTGTCCGCTGGTCACGAAGGTCCACGTGGAGGCGATCAGGTTCCGCCGCCGCGACCGGACGATCCTGCTCATCGGCCACGCCGGCCACGAGGAGGTCGAAGGGACGATGGGGGAGGCCCCCGAGCGGACCCTGCTCGTTCAGGACGTGTCCGACGCCGAGACCGTCGAGGTGCCGAACCCGGACAACGTCTCCTACCTCACCCAGACCACGCTCTCGGTCGACGAGACGAAGGACATCATCGACACGCTCCACCGGCGGTTCCCGAACATAAAGGGCCCCACGAAGGCGGATATCTGCTACGCGACCACGAACCGGCAGGCCGCCGTGAAGGTCCTGGCCCACCGGGCGCCGCTCGTGCTGGTGATAGGGGCCCCCAACTCGTCCAACTCGCTGAGGATGGTGGAGGTCGCCCGGCAGGAGGGGGCGGCGTCCTACCTGATCGAGGACGAGACCCAGATCGACGAGGCATGGCTGGACGGCGTCAGCGTGATGGGGCTCTCCTCCTCGGCGTCGGCGCCCGAGTGGCTGGTCGAACGCGTCCTCGCCCACCTCAAGGCCTTCGGGCCCGCCCGCGTCGAAGAGGTGACCGTCACGAGCGAGGACGTGCGGTTCCCCCTCCCCCGCGAGGTCGTGGCCGGCTAG